One genomic segment of Balaenoptera musculus isolate JJ_BM4_2016_0621 chromosome 11, mBalMus1.pri.v3, whole genome shotgun sequence includes these proteins:
- the SSUH2 gene encoding protein SSUH2 homolog isoform X2 has product MDLSFEAESPLAPPAELLERLPSCDWLLQGDRCQIFFPPSEAPGRPQEQRCWSSFLEHRVPVVTEEVAREALLSFVDSKCCYGSAAAGDLVILELKQQALHRYRLETFSESRISEWTFQPYTNHSVDGPQRGTSPRLWDIKVQVPPMFQEDTRKFQVPHSSLVKECHKCHGHGRYKCSSCHGAGTVRCPSCSGAKRKARPARRCQMCSGSGRQRCSTCSGRGNKTCATCKGEKKLLHFLQLVIVWKNSLFEFVSEHQLDCPGELLAKARGETLFKDENTMVYPIVDFPLREISLASQRGIAEHSATLASRARVLQQRQTIELIPLTEVRYWYRGKTYVYYIYGTDHKVYVVDYPERYCRGCTII; this is encoded by the exons ATGGACCTCAGCTTCGAGGCCGAGAGTCCTCTGGCGCCCCCGGCTGAACTCCTGGAGAGGCTGCCCAgctgtgactggcttcttcaaGGGGACA GATGCCAGATATTCTTCCCACCTTCGGAGGCCCCAGGGAGACCCCAGGAACAAAGGTGCTGGTCTTCGTTCCTGGAACACAG AGTCCCCGTGGTGACAGAGGAGGTGGCCCGGGAAGCCCTCCTCAGCTTCGTGGACTCCAAGTGCTGCTACGGCAGCGCGGCCGCCGGCGACCTCGTCATCCTGGAGCTGAAGCAGCAGGCCCTGCACAGG TATCGACTAGAAACCTTCAGTGAATCCAGGATAAGTGAATGGACTTTTCAGCCCTATACCA ACCACTCCGTGGATGGGCCACAAAGAGGGACCTCCCCCAGGCTTTGGGACATCAAGGTCCAGGTTCCCCCGATGTTTCAGGAAGATACCAGGAAGTTCCAAGTCCCTCACTCATCATTGGTCAAG GAATGCCACAAATGCCACGGGCATGGGCGCTACAAGTGCAGCAGCTGCCACGGGGCCGGCACG GTGCGGTGCCCCTCGTGCAGCGGGGCCAAGCGCAAAGCCAGGCCCGCCCGGCGGTGTCAGATGTGCTCGGGGTCCGGCAGGCAGAG ATGCAGCACATGCTCAGGGAGGGGGAACAAGACCTGTGCCACCTGCAAGGGCGAGAAGAAACTGCTGCACTTCCTCCAGCTGGTCATCGTGTG GAAGAACAGCCTGTTTGAGTTTGTGTCTGAGCACCAGCTGGACTGCCCTGGGGAGCTGCTTGCTAAAGCCAGAGGAGAGACCCTCTTTAAGGATGAAAACACGATG GTGTACCCCATCGTGGACTTCCCACTACGGGAGATCTCTCTGGCCTCCCAGCGGGGTATCGCCGAGCACAGCGCTACGCTGGCCTCCCGAGCTCGCGTCCTGCAGCAG CGCCAGACCATTGAGCTGATCCCCCTCACGGAAGTTCGTTACTGGTACCGAGGAAAGACTTATGTCTACTACATCTACGGCACCGACCACAAAGTGTACGTGGTGGATTACCCCGAGAGGTACTGCCGTGGCTGCACCATCATCTGA
- the SSUH2 gene encoding protein SSUH2 homolog isoform X1 yields MDRDLSDDDSVMDLSFEAESPLAPPAELLERLPSCDWLLQGDRCQIFFPPSEAPGRPQEQRCWSSFLEHRVPVVTEEVAREALLSFVDSKCCYGSAAAGDLVILELKQQALHRYRLETFSESRISEWTFQPYTNHSVDGPQRGTSPRLWDIKVQVPPMFQEDTRKFQVPHSSLVKECHKCHGHGRYKCSSCHGAGTVRCPSCSGAKRKARPARRCQMCSGSGRQRCSTCSGRGNKTCATCKGEKKLLHFLQLVIVWKNSLFEFVSEHQLDCPGELLAKARGETLFKDENTMVYPIVDFPLREISLASQRGIAEHSATLASRARVLQQRQTIELIPLTEVRYWYRGKTYVYYIYGTDHKVYVVDYPERYCRGCTII; encoded by the exons GTGTGATGGACCTCAGCTTCGAGGCCGAGAGTCCTCTGGCGCCCCCGGCTGAACTCCTGGAGAGGCTGCCCAgctgtgactggcttcttcaaGGGGACA GATGCCAGATATTCTTCCCACCTTCGGAGGCCCCAGGGAGACCCCAGGAACAAAGGTGCTGGTCTTCGTTCCTGGAACACAG AGTCCCCGTGGTGACAGAGGAGGTGGCCCGGGAAGCCCTCCTCAGCTTCGTGGACTCCAAGTGCTGCTACGGCAGCGCGGCCGCCGGCGACCTCGTCATCCTGGAGCTGAAGCAGCAGGCCCTGCACAGG TATCGACTAGAAACCTTCAGTGAATCCAGGATAAGTGAATGGACTTTTCAGCCCTATACCA ACCACTCCGTGGATGGGCCACAAAGAGGGACCTCCCCCAGGCTTTGGGACATCAAGGTCCAGGTTCCCCCGATGTTTCAGGAAGATACCAGGAAGTTCCAAGTCCCTCACTCATCATTGGTCAAG GAATGCCACAAATGCCACGGGCATGGGCGCTACAAGTGCAGCAGCTGCCACGGGGCCGGCACG GTGCGGTGCCCCTCGTGCAGCGGGGCCAAGCGCAAAGCCAGGCCCGCCCGGCGGTGTCAGATGTGCTCGGGGTCCGGCAGGCAGAG ATGCAGCACATGCTCAGGGAGGGGGAACAAGACCTGTGCCACCTGCAAGGGCGAGAAGAAACTGCTGCACTTCCTCCAGCTGGTCATCGTGTG GAAGAACAGCCTGTTTGAGTTTGTGTCTGAGCACCAGCTGGACTGCCCTGGGGAGCTGCTTGCTAAAGCCAGAGGAGAGACCCTCTTTAAGGATGAAAACACGATG GTGTACCCCATCGTGGACTTCCCACTACGGGAGATCTCTCTGGCCTCCCAGCGGGGTATCGCCGAGCACAGCGCTACGCTGGCCTCCCGAGCTCGCGTCCTGCAGCAG CGCCAGACCATTGAGCTGATCCCCCTCACGGAAGTTCGTTACTGGTACCGAGGAAAGACTTATGTCTACTACATCTACGGCACCGACCACAAAGTGTACGTGGTGGATTACCCCGAGAGGTACTGCCGTGGCTGCACCATCATCTGA